From Flavipsychrobacter sp., a single genomic window includes:
- a CDS encoding gliding motility-associated C-terminal domain-containing protein: MKIKCIIFLLLLQASAIAQKQNNTWVLGRLGGLNFNTTTPTTFKSTMYAWEGISCVSHRKTGELLFACNGVDITDSSSNVMPNGKDVGTDRLSTCAQGSVIIPDPSDSNKYYVFTLQHIGQNGDVRYSIVDMRLNGGKGDVISSKKSILLTTNMTEIMTVSLACDGYWLILFERVSNKYHCYKIGANGISNSPIISTMSYPYKINGPSTAKVSSDGTKIASVVSKSGGTSMQVLILNDFDIQTGIVSNTRLLDTSYSRFGYQTGFYNCEFSPNSTKLYAASDTDGYIYQYDVSLSTGSNIRSSKKEIYSISHADLLGSFQLGPDSNIYISFFDNYLGRIDNPDIAFPGCIVTKQSLKLPTGSIGAFALPQKVLYNIDVLPQQFTGNSFTICKGDSLIFHGRKNAATFVWSTGSTDSSIKITKAGTYWVQSKVLGECTIMADTFYVNVPNIDFELGNDTVICLGESLTISPNLSSQGVSYLWQDNSTSSSQVITTGGKYYLTILKDGCTNTDTINIDVKEEHIFNLGNDTTICVGDTMELKIQGGLDEYAWNNGTTTNSIVIKKSGIYSLRTNHEKCSHTDTIKIDYTNPKFELGNDTLLCEGNYIKLNVKSLSGSFYTWSTGSNNETISINSSGLYWAIAENICGTTRDSIYINYQICDCTPFIPSAFTPNNDGRNDKLKPIIPKCTIAKYQFIIVNRYGETVFKTNNPNDYWDGTYRNKPCDIGSYFYILKTMNNLNKVVITKGDIVLIR, encoded by the coding sequence ATGAAAATAAAGTGCATAATATTTCTTCTGCTATTACAAGCAAGCGCTATAGCACAAAAACAAAATAACACATGGGTTCTAGGCAGGCTTGGAGGATTGAATTTTAATACTACTACTCCAACAACTTTTAAAAGCACAATGTACGCTTGGGAAGGGATATCTTGTGTTAGTCATAGAAAAACAGGAGAACTATTATTTGCATGTAATGGAGTAGACATTACTGATAGCAGTTCTAACGTGATGCCTAACGGTAAAGATGTAGGCACTGACCGTTTAAGTACTTGTGCACAAGGTTCTGTTATTATTCCAGACCCTAGTGATAGTAATAAATATTATGTTTTCACATTGCAACATATTGGTCAAAATGGAGATGTTCGCTATTCGATTGTTGACATGAGATTGAATGGCGGCAAAGGTGATGTCATTAGTTCTAAAAAAAGTATTCTTTTGACTACTAATATGACTGAAATTATGACCGTATCACTTGCATGTGACGGCTATTGGTTGATATTATTTGAACGGGTAAGTAACAAATATCATTGCTATAAAATAGGTGCAAATGGAATTAGTAATAGCCCCATTATTTCAACAATGAGTTACCCTTACAAAATCAACGGGCCTAGTACAGCAAAGGTGTCTTCAGATGGAACAAAAATAGCAAGCGTTGTAAGTAAATCAGGGGGAACATCAATGCAAGTATTGATTTTAAATGATTTTGACATCCAAACAGGCATAGTATCAAATACTAGACTACTTGATACATCATACTCTAGATTCGGTTATCAAACAGGGTTTTATAATTGCGAATTCTCACCTAATAGCACTAAACTATACGCCGCCTCGGATACAGACGGGTACATTTATCAATATGATGTATCGTTATCAACAGGCTCAAATATTCGTTCATCGAAAAAGGAAATATATTCAATATCACATGCTGATTTGTTAGGTTCTTTTCAATTAGGTCCAGACAGTAACATTTATATCTCCTTTTTTGATAATTATTTAGGCAGAATAGATAATCCTGATATAGCATTCCCTGGTTGTATAGTTACTAAACAGTCTTTAAAACTACCTACCGGCAGTATAGGAGCTTTTGCACTCCCTCAAAAAGTATTGTATAATATTGATGTATTACCACAGCAATTTACTGGAAATAGTTTTACTATTTGCAAAGGTGACTCTCTAATATTTCATGGTAGAAAAAATGCAGCGACATTTGTATGGAGTACTGGCAGTACTGATAGTAGTATTAAAATAACAAAGGCAGGTACTTATTGGGTGCAATCAAAAGTTTTAGGGGAATGTACTATAATGGCAGATACATTTTATGTAAATGTTCCTAACATTGACTTTGAATTAGGAAACGATACTGTAATATGTCTGGGAGAGTCACTTACCATATCTCCTAATCTATCTTCACAAGGTGTTTCCTATTTGTGGCAGGATAATAGTACTAGCAGTTCACAAGTTATTACTACCGGAGGTAAATACTATTTGACTATACTAAAAGACGGATGTACAAATACCGATACTATTAATATAGATGTAAAGGAGGAACATATATTCAATTTGGGGAACGATACAACAATATGTGTAGGTGATACTATGGAATTGAAAATACAAGGAGGGTTAGATGAATACGCATGGAATAATGGTACAACAACTAATAGTATTGTAATTAAAAAATCAGGCATCTATAGCCTTAGAACAAACCATGAAAAATGCAGCCATACTGATACTATAAAAATTGATTACACCAACCCAAAATTTGAACTAGGAAATGACACTTTGCTTTGTGAAGGCAACTATATAAAACTTAACGTCAAGTCATTAAGCGGAAGCTTTTATACTTGGTCTACAGGTAGCAACAATGAAACTATCTCTATTAATTCATCAGGACTGTATTGGGCAATTGCTGAAAACATATGTGGAACTACTCGAGACTCGATTTATATAAATTACCAGATATGTGACTGTACTCCTTTCATACCCTCTGCTTTTACCCCTAACAATGACGGCAGAAACGACAAACTAAAACCAATAATCCCTAAATGTACTATTGCTAAGTACCAATTCATTATAGTTAACAGATATGGAGAAACAGTCTTTAAAACCAATAACCCAAACGATTATTGGGATGGTACGTATAGGAATAAACCATGTGATATCGGATCGTACTTTTACATACTAAAAACTATGAATAATCTAAATAAGGTAGTAATCACGAAAGGAGATATTGTACTTATTAGATAA